One window of the Hemiscyllium ocellatum isolate sHemOce1 chromosome 11, sHemOce1.pat.X.cur, whole genome shotgun sequence genome contains the following:
- the LOC132820031 gene encoding sodium- and chloride-dependent neutral and basic amino acid transporter B(0+)-like — protein MVGAAFLKGIKSSGKVVYFTAIIPYVVVTILLIRGVTLEGASKGIEFYIGSHSDFSKLADAQVWKDAATQIFYSTSVGWGSLITLSSYNKFHNNCYQDTIIVCVVNCATSVFAGFIIFSTLGHMAHVQNKPVSEVARSAAEEASASDPGGLLSVASLVGVISKLHAKIDAFIEES, from the exons ATGGTTGGGGCAGCATTTttgaaaggaatcaaatcttcaggaaag gttgtttatttcactgcaatTATCCCGTATGTGGTTGTGACgatactcctgatccgaggggttaccctggagggagcctctaaaggaattgaattctacatcggaaGCCATTCAGACTTCTCCAAACTGGCTGATGCTCAG gtctggaaagatgctgcaacacaaattttctACTCGACATCAGTGGGTTGGGGCAGTTTAATCACATTGTCATCCTACAACAAATTCCACAACAACTGTTACCAAGATAccatcattgtctgtgttgttaattgtgCTACGAGTGTGTTTGCGGGATTTATCATCTTCTCCACTCTTGGACACATGGCTCATGTGCAAAACAAGCCCGTTTCAGAGGTTGCACGGTCAG ctgcagaagAGGCGTCCGCAAGCGACCCGGGGGGCTTACTTTCGGTGGCGAGCCTCGTGGGAGTAATATCCAAACTTCATGCAAAGATTGACGCTTTTATAGAAGAATCCTGA